The Francisella hispaniensis FSC454 genome includes the window ATGATACAAGGCTTTGGTGCAGCTGCTGGTGGAGTTATTGCTACAGTTGCTGTTAAAGATGCTTTCAAAGTTAATGAGCAAGGCGCAGTATTTGCCATTATGAATATAGCCTTTGCTCTAGCTCCAGCATTTGGAGCAGTACTTGGAGTATTCCTTAGTCCTACAGCGATTTTTTGGATATTGCTAGTTGCAGCTAGTCTATTATTCATAAAAGTTGTAGTTTTTTTTCCAGAAACAATTAGAGAAAAAAACTTTGAAGCTTTAACTTTTAAGTCTTTCTTTAAGAACTATTTTTTACTCTTTAAAGACCATCAGTTTTTCTTTGCCACTTTTGTTTTAGGAATAAATATCAGTGTGATATACGCATGTTTAGTCACAGCTCCAGATATATTTGTGAATATTCTCAGACTTGAAAAATCTAACTTTTTATACTTATTAACAATAATGGTTACAGCTGTGGTACTAGGGTCTATTGTTTGCTCAAAACTAAGCCATCTAATAGCATATAAACATCTTGTAAATTTCGGGATGTTTTGTACTCTAATTTCAGGAATACTATGTATTTACGCATTCAAAAAACTTACAGGCTTAGAATTATCAATAGCCTTAACTGCAATATTATCACTAACATTTATAGGTATCTCATTTAGTGTGCCTTTATTAACACCTATTGCACTAGAAAACTTCACTACCACAGCAGGAGCTGCTTCATCTGTGATGGGCTTTATGCAAATGGGCATAGCCTCAATAACAACAGCGATTATGAGTCAGATCAGCCTGGGCAGTGAGTTCACATTATCTTTTGCATTTGTAATCTTACCACTTATTGGTCTAACAATATTTTTACCTTATAGTTGCTACTTCCTCAAGAAATAAAGCTTTAATGCTCGGCTAAACTTAGGATTAAAATAATTATATGGTAAAATCTAGATTAACTAATATAATTTTATCTATCTTAAATTGTCAATGCAAAATTATAATGCCAAATCGATTGAGGTTCTTACTGGTTTAGACCCTGTCAAGAAAAGACCCGGAATGTATACTAATACAGAAAATCCAAATCATCTAATCCAAGAAATTATTGATAATAGCGTTGATGAAGTTCTTGCTGGGTTCGCTAGTAAAATAAACATCACTTTATATGAAGATAACAGCATCGAAGTAGCTGATGATGGTCGTGGTATGCCTGTAGATATTCATCCTGAACATAAAATGTCTGGTATTGAACTTATCATGACTAAACTTCATTCTGGCGGCAAATTTAGTAACAAAAGCTATACTCATTCTGGTGGTCTTCATGGGGTTGGAGTATCGGTTGTTAATGCTTTATCAACTAGACTTGAGGCAGAGATTAAAAGAGATGGAAATGTTTATCATATAGTTTTTGAAGATGGTTTTAAAACTAGTGATTTAGAAATTATCGATAATGTAGGCAAGAAAAATACTGGTACAAAAATTAGATTTTGGCCAAACAAAAAATATTTTGATGATATCAAAGTCAATTTTAAAGCCCTTAAGAATCTACTTGAAGCAAAAGCAATACTTTGTAAAGCTCTTACAATAAAATATTCAAATGAGATAAAAAAAGAGAAGCTCACATGGCATTTTGAAACAGGACTTAAAGGCTATCTTGACCATAAACTAGAAGCTGAAACACTCCCAGCTGAACCATTTATGATTGATAATTTTTCAAATGGCGACTCCTTCTTAGATGCAGTATTTTGCTGGTGTGAAGATCCTACTGAAAGTATAAAAAATAGTTATGTAAACCTAATTCCGACACCTCAAGATGGTACACATGTTACTGGACTTAAAAATGGTGTTTATGATGCGATTAAAGCGTATATTGAGAAAAACTCACTTAGTGTAAAAAATATCAAAATTACTGCAAATGACTCTTTTGCTCAACTAAACTATGTAATATCAGTAAAAATTACAAACCCACAATTTGCTGGTCAAACTAAAGAAAAACTTTCCAATAAGGATGTTACTAGTTTTGTCGCTACTGCTGTTAGAGATTTACTGACTATATGGCTAAACCAGAACCCTGATGAAGCGCGTCAAATAGTTGAAAATATTAGCAAGGTTGCACAAAAAAGAATTAATGCAGATAAAAAAACTACGCGTAAACGTATAATGAATACTGCTATTCGTTTACCTGGTAAGCTTACAGACTGTATTAGCTCTGATGTTAATTCTACTGAGCTTTTCATAGTTGAGGGCGACTCTGCCGGAGGTTCTGCTAAACAAGCGCGTGATAAAAATTTTCAAGCTGTATTACCCCTTAAAGGTAAGATTCTTAACAGTTGGGAATTAGATGCTGATACTATCATGAACTCTCAAGAAATTCATAATATTGCTACCGCAATTGGTGTTGATCCTGATAGTGATGACATTTCCGGTCTAAGATACAATAAAATATGTATCCTCGCCGATGCCGACTCTGATGGATTACATATCGCGACACTACTGTGTGCAATGTTTCTAAAGCACTTTAGAAAACTGATTGAGTATGGTCATATTTATATAGCTCAACCTCCGCTATTTAGAATTGATATTGGTAAGAGCACTTTTTATGCTCTTGATGAAAATGAAAAAGATACTATCTTAGCTAAAAATTCTAAGTTACCAGGCAAGATAAATATCATGCGCTTTAAAGGTCTGGGTGAGATGAATCCCGCACAACTACGTGAATCAGCTATGGATGTATCATCAAGAAGACTTTTACAACTTACTATTTCTGATGTATATGATGACGCTGAAATGTTAGATATGCTTTTAGCTAAAAAGAGAGCCAAAGATCGCCGTGATTGGCTTGAAAACTATGGTGATAGAGCTGAAGTTGAATAATAGACTCTTTTATTTACTTTTTTTATCATTTAATTAGAATTTCTACCAGACAACCTTATTCCATTCAAAACATTTACCAGGATCAGTTTTTCTCTGTGGTGCAATATCTTCGTGACCAGTAATATTTAATAATGTTGGATATGCCTTCCTAAGATCTTTTAGTAAGCTATTCAAACTAAGATATTGTTGTTCAGTATAAGCTGTTTTATCAGTACCCTGTAACTCAATTCCCACAGAAAAATCATTACATCCTTGCCTACCTTGAAATTCGCTTATACCTGCATGCCATGCTCTATCATCAACCGAAACAAACTGCACAATTTCACCATCACGTTTTATATAGAAATGAGCTGAAACTTCTACACCTTTAAGGCTTGCAAAACTTGGATGTAAACTATAATCTAATTGATTAGTAAAAAATTTCTCAACATTACAATTAGCATATTCTCCTTCAGGCAAACTTATACAATGTATTACAACTAGACTAATATCATTTTTATCAGCTCGTTGATTAAAGTTTGGACTCTTAATACATTTAGCTTTTTCATACCAGCCTTGATTAAACATTTTAGTTTTTGAAATTTGGTTATGATAATATTATACTTTACCAATTAATCTGCTGTTTTAAAACAAATTTAAATATGAATTGCTTTGACCATAAACTTGCAAAAACAACTGCTATATACGGATTTTTAACACTAATAATTGCTATACTAAGCTATAATTTTCTTGATATAAAATTTGCAACACTAGTACATACCAGTGAATTATTTGGTACTGGAATTAGTACGGTAGCAGCTTTGACTTCTAAGATTTTTTCTCCTAAAGTTTGGACTGTTATTACAGCTATAGTCACAGTAATTTGTATCTACAAACACCTAGTAAAAAAGCCCTCACAAAAGTTATATATAATGTCATTATCTTTAATAATGACTATTATAATTACAACAATCCTTAAGGTTCTACTTGCTAGATACAGACCTGAAATGTTACTATTTGATAATCACTATGGTTTTCACTTTTTTTCGTTCAAGAAGGCTTATAACTCTATGCCATCTGGCCATACTGCATTAACTTTTGCTGGATTACTAGCAATAGCTAACTTTTTTGAGAAAAAGTACATAACTTTAATAGCTATAATAATTAGTTGTTTAGTTGCGGTGAGTAGGATTATTATTTTAGACCACTTTATTTCCGATGTCATCATTGCCGCATATATAGGAATATTTACATATTTATGGTGTAAAGCTTTTGTAGAGAGCAAATCAGCTTATTAATCTATAAACTCCTTAAAATAAGTCAAAGCCTTGCGATAAACTTCCTGTTTGAAATATACTACATGATTTATTGGATACCAATAACTTACCCAACGCCAATTATCAAATTCAGGAGAATCATTCGCATCTAGATCAATAATACTTTCTGAACTTTTTAACCTTAATAGAAACCACTTTTGTTTTTGACCAATACATACAGGTTCTCTACTTCTAACTAATG containing:
- a CDS encoding multidrug effflux MFS transporter, with amino-acid sequence MYKGIRPSIFILILMVSLGPFGDTIYAPALPELKTILGTDYPHVQLTITSYLLGYSISQLLYGPFSDKFGRKPVMLVGTCFFIISSIICIFSNHINTLIYARMIQGFGAAAGGVIATVAVKDAFKVNEQGAVFAIMNIAFALAPAFGAVLGVFLSPTAIFWILLVAASLLFIKVVVFFPETIREKNFEALTFKSFFKNYFLLFKDHQFFFATFVLGINISVIYACLVTAPDIFVNILRLEKSNFLYLLTIMVTAVVLGSIVCSKLSHLIAYKHLVNFGMFCTLISGILCIYAFKKLTGLELSIALTAILSLTFIGISFSVPLLTPIALENFTTTAGAASSVMGFMQMGIASITTAIMSQISLGSEFTLSFAFVILPLIGLTIFLPYSCYFLKK
- the parE gene encoding DNA topoisomerase IV subunit B, with protein sequence MQNYNAKSIEVLTGLDPVKKRPGMYTNTENPNHLIQEIIDNSVDEVLAGFASKINITLYEDNSIEVADDGRGMPVDIHPEHKMSGIELIMTKLHSGGKFSNKSYTHSGGLHGVGVSVVNALSTRLEAEIKRDGNVYHIVFEDGFKTSDLEIIDNVGKKNTGTKIRFWPNKKYFDDIKVNFKALKNLLEAKAILCKALTIKYSNEIKKEKLTWHFETGLKGYLDHKLEAETLPAEPFMIDNFSNGDSFLDAVFCWCEDPTESIKNSYVNLIPTPQDGTHVTGLKNGVYDAIKAYIEKNSLSVKNIKITANDSFAQLNYVISVKITNPQFAGQTKEKLSNKDVTSFVATAVRDLLTIWLNQNPDEARQIVENISKVAQKRINADKKTTRKRIMNTAIRLPGKLTDCISSDVNSTELFIVEGDSAGGSAKQARDKNFQAVLPLKGKILNSWELDADTIMNSQEIHNIATAIGVDPDSDDISGLRYNKICILADADSDGLHIATLLCAMFLKHFRKLIEYGHIYIAQPPLFRIDIGKSTFYALDENEKDTILAKNSKLPGKINIMRFKGLGEMNPAQLRESAMDVSSRRLLQLTISDVYDDAEMLDMLLAKKRAKDRRDWLENYGDRAEVE
- the ampD gene encoding 1,6-anhydro-N-acetylmuramyl-L-alanine amidase AmpD, giving the protein MFNQGWYEKAKCIKSPNFNQRADKNDISLVVIHCISLPEGEYANCNVEKFFTNQLDYSLHPSFASLKGVEVSAHFYIKRDGEIVQFVSVDDRAWHAGISEFQGRQGCNDFSVGIELQGTDKTAYTEQQYLSLNSLLKDLRKAYPTLLNITGHEDIAPQRKTDPGKCFEWNKVVW
- a CDS encoding phosphatase PAP2 family protein, which encodes MNCFDHKLAKTTAIYGFLTLIIAILSYNFLDIKFATLVHTSELFGTGISTVAALTSKIFSPKVWTVITAIVTVICIYKHLVKKPSQKLYIMSLSLIMTIIITTILKVLLARYRPEMLLFDNHYGFHFFSFKKAYNSMPSGHTALTFAGLLAIANFFEKKYITLIAIIISCLVAVSRIIILDHFISDVIIAAYIGIFTYLWCKAFVESKSAY